From the Chloroflexus aurantiacus J-10-fl genome, one window contains:
- a CDS encoding c-type cytochrome, producing the protein MQKPRLTSRMIRFGWVGLLVLLLTACHQDMYDQQKYTTYEPSSFFADGRSSRPNVPGTTPFEVVKTDEFLYTGLIDGQEVDAMPFPVTKDLLLRGQLKYNIYCAVCHGEAGYGASMVAERGGIVPANFHQQRLREAPLSHFFVVITNGVYRGDPENGGYQSMYGYASRITPEDRWAIAAYIRALQLSQNATIDDVPPDQRAQLGN; encoded by the coding sequence ATGCAAAAGCCTCGCTTGACATCACGCATGATTCGCTTCGGTTGGGTCGGCCTGTTGGTGCTGCTGCTGACTGCATGTCACCAGGATATGTACGATCAGCAGAAGTACACCACCTATGAGCCGAGCAGCTTCTTCGCTGATGGCCGTTCGTCGCGCCCAAATGTTCCCGGCACGACACCGTTTGAAGTAGTAAAGACCGACGAGTTTCTCTACACCGGTCTGATCGATGGTCAGGAAGTGGATGCAATGCCCTTCCCGGTAACCAAAGATCTGCTCTTACGTGGCCAACTGAAGTACAACATCTACTGTGCAGTGTGTCATGGCGAGGCTGGCTACGGGGCAAGTATGGTTGCTGAGCGAGGCGGTATCGTGCCGGCCAACTTCCATCAACAGCGCCTGCGCGAAGCGCCTCTCAGCCATTTCTTTGTGGTGATTACAAATGGCGTGTACCGCGGTGATCCGGAGAATGGTGGGTATCAGTCGATGTACGGTTATGCATCACGGATTACCCCCGAAGATCGTTGGGCGATTGCCGCTTATATCCGGGCCTTGCAGTTGAGCCAAAATGCAACTATTGATGATGTTCCTCCCGATCAGCGTGCACAGCTTGGTAATTAG
- a CDS encoding GIY-YIG nuclease family protein — translation MKLLILTPAMVEHTPDLRTEGTYLLHLWLNHQLTQIAIGRLGRFDFAPGHYYYVGSAFGTGGLAARLRRHIAIEKRFHWHIDYLRPHAEIRTIWAAPGRDRLECRWCKELAKVPELIRPISGFGASDTGCGGHLFFAATAIAESSIRELLLTG, via the coding sequence ATGAAACTCCTTATTCTAACTCCGGCAATGGTCGAACATACCCCTGATCTACGCACGGAAGGAACCTACCTTTTGCACCTGTGGCTCAATCATCAACTGACACAGATCGCAATTGGTCGCCTGGGAAGGTTCGACTTCGCCCCTGGTCATTACTACTACGTTGGCAGTGCATTTGGTACCGGCGGTCTGGCCGCACGATTACGACGGCATATCGCCATTGAAAAGCGCTTTCACTGGCACATCGACTATTTGCGTCCTCACGCCGAGATACGCACAATATGGGCTGCACCCGGACGAGATCGGCTTGAGTGTCGCTGGTGTAAAGAATTGGCTAAAGTGCCAGAACTGATACGTCCGATCAGCGGTTTTGGTGCTTCTGACACTGGGTGTGGTGGTCATCTCTTTTTTGCGGCAACGGCGATAGCAGAAAGCAGTATACGCGAGCTACTACTGACAGGCTGA
- the purD gene encoding phosphoribosylamine--glycine ligase, translating into MNVLLIGSGGREHALAWKIASSPGFTKLLTIPGNPGTGRYGRNVPFPLTDYPALIDLAQQEKIDLLVVGPDNPLADGIVDAFQAAGIPAFGPTAAAARIESSKSFAKEIMAATGVPTAQSHVFASAEEAAAFARESGKAWVVKADGLALGKGVIVAETVDETLAAIAKLSAIPAGHHLLLEERLYGREVSVQALCDGERLWPLPPARDHKRLEEGDRGPNTGGMGVIAPVDEVTPALLDEIVNRCMQPVVNELAARGTPFRGLLYAGIILTADGPKVLEFNARFGDPEAQTVLPLLEGDFLGALYACATGHMQPNLLRRRKGYAVCVILCAAGYPDRPRKGDLIRGVEALDEDQVLVFHAGTTLGPNGLCTAGGRVLGVTGLGSTLRQARERAYAAADQIRFEGKHFRRDIGQE; encoded by the coding sequence ATGAACGTATTACTCATTGGTTCCGGTGGACGAGAGCACGCCCTGGCCTGGAAAATTGCCAGCTCGCCTGGATTTACGAAACTGTTAACCATTCCCGGTAACCCTGGTACAGGGCGCTACGGACGCAATGTACCATTTCCTCTCACCGATTATCCGGCCCTGATCGATCTGGCCCAACAGGAAAAGATTGACCTCCTGGTCGTTGGCCCCGATAACCCCCTCGCGGATGGTATTGTCGATGCCTTTCAGGCTGCCGGTATTCCGGCATTCGGCCCAACCGCAGCAGCGGCCCGGATCGAGAGCAGCAAATCATTTGCAAAAGAGATTATGGCCGCTACCGGTGTGCCAACCGCCCAGAGTCATGTCTTTGCCTCGGCTGAAGAGGCAGCAGCATTTGCCCGTGAAAGCGGTAAAGCGTGGGTGGTGAAGGCTGACGGTCTGGCCCTTGGTAAGGGTGTGATCGTTGCGGAAACGGTTGACGAGACCCTGGCCGCGATTGCGAAGTTAAGTGCGATTCCCGCCGGTCACCATCTCTTGCTTGAAGAACGACTATACGGGCGCGAGGTCTCGGTACAGGCTCTCTGTGATGGCGAGCGGCTCTGGCCGTTGCCACCTGCACGTGACCACAAACGGCTAGAAGAGGGTGATCGCGGTCCCAACACCGGCGGCATGGGGGTGATTGCACCGGTTGATGAGGTTACACCGGCCTTACTGGACGAAATTGTCAATCGTTGTATGCAGCCGGTTGTCAATGAGCTGGCTGCACGGGGCACACCTTTCCGGGGTCTCCTTTACGCCGGGATCATTCTGACCGCGGATGGCCCAAAGGTGCTTGAGTTTAATGCTCGCTTTGGTGATCCAGAAGCACAGACGGTGTTGCCGCTGCTGGAAGGCGATTTTCTCGGTGCCCTGTATGCCTGTGCTACCGGCCACATGCAACCCAACCTGCTGCGCCGTCGCAAGGGATACGCGGTCTGTGTGATCTTGTGTGCTGCTGGTTATCCTGACCGTCCGCGAAAAGGTGATTTGATCCGCGGTGTGGAAGCGCTTGACGAAGATCAGGTGCTCGTGTTCCACGCCGGCACGACGCTCGGTCCAAATGGTCTGTGTACGGCCGGTGGACGGGTGCTGGGTGTAACCGGTCTCGGTTCAACCCTGCGCCAGGCGCGTGAACGGGCATACGCTGCTGCCGATCAGATTCGCTTTGAAGGCAAACATTTTCGCCGTGACATCGGCCAGGAGTAG
- the purN gene encoding phosphoribosylglycinamide formyltransferase: protein MPGIAVLLSGSGSNLQALLDAQAAGDLAGEVVLVASDRAQAYGLQRALQAGVAAAYIPLRATRGPQRQQWEQRLADIVACFEPDLIVLAGFMRVLSAAFLERFPNRVINQHPALLPADGGDTVTTTSGLVIPALRGAHVVADALRLGLPVTGCTIHRVTPRVDDGPILARAEVPIQPDDTVESLHERIKAVERRLIVATVNRLLAGE from the coding sequence GTGCCAGGGATTGCAGTATTGTTGAGCGGCAGCGGGAGCAATTTGCAAGCGCTGCTTGATGCCCAGGCTGCCGGTGATCTGGCTGGTGAAGTGGTACTGGTCGCAAGTGACCGTGCTCAAGCTTACGGTCTGCAACGGGCATTGCAGGCCGGTGTGGCAGCGGCGTATATCCCTCTACGGGCAACGCGCGGCCCGCAGCGTCAGCAGTGGGAACAACGGCTGGCCGATATTGTCGCCTGTTTCGAGCCTGATCTGATCGTCCTCGCCGGCTTTATGCGGGTGCTTTCGGCAGCATTCCTTGAGCGGTTCCCTAACCGGGTGATTAATCAGCATCCCGCGCTCTTACCCGCGGATGGCGGCGATACCGTGACTACCACCAGTGGGTTGGTTATTCCGGCATTGCGTGGTGCGCACGTGGTAGCCGATGCACTACGGCTCGGTTTGCCCGTTACCGGTTGTACCATCCATCGCGTGACACCGCGGGTGGATGATGGCCCAATTCTGGCCCGCGCTGAGGTTCCGATCCAACCCGATGACACGGTTGAGTCGCTGCACGAACGGATAAAGGCGGTCGAGCGACGATTGATTGTTGCCACCGTTAACCGCTTACTTGCCGGAGAGTGA
- a CDS encoding ABC1 kinase family protein — MWPLVRQARHLGRYREIAQVLVHHGFGYLVDQLGLSGLLSLPRRVILRAPAPPPLGSAARLREALIELGPTFVKLGQALSTRPDLLPADVVAELSKLQDTVPPFPGDQAVALIEATFNRPLDQLFIAFDRQPFAAASLGQVHAAVLPDGTQVVVKVQRPDIASRIQTDLAILADLATLAQERLAFAAQYNLSEIVWEFSAMLRAELDYVREGRNAERFRQMFCTNPHIYIPRVYWEYTGSRILTTERIVGVKLNDMAGLRAAGVDMSRLARASLDITLEEIFTHGFFHSDPHPGNFFVLDGDVLGVVDFGQVGTLDHATMQGLLWLMGALVNHDSQGLLRSLERLEVIPRRAANLALRRDLERFVEGFVDRPLGLISARETFDGLTTLLRRHRLTIPGPLATLLKTIVMMEGLGMQLDPNLNVFAAARPYIQRALREQMNPTALGAQALAGGRELGELAFDLPIQISQTLQHLNDGELRIQTRELELRRLAAALIGAANRLALALVVAAFIVGVAALVIAMRALDWYGVLPWTLLFIGIGGVITGGIMLTLALLRRE; from the coding sequence ATGTGGCCACTTGTTCGCCAGGCCCGTCATCTTGGACGCTACCGCGAAATTGCTCAGGTGCTGGTGCATCACGGTTTTGGCTATCTGGTCGATCAGCTTGGGTTGAGTGGGCTGTTGTCGTTGCCCCGCCGGGTCATTTTGCGGGCACCGGCACCGCCACCACTCGGTAGTGCAGCCCGGCTGCGCGAGGCGCTGATCGAGCTGGGGCCGACGTTCGTCAAGCTGGGCCAGGCTTTGAGCACTCGTCCCGATCTTCTTCCAGCCGATGTGGTTGCCGAGCTGAGTAAGTTGCAGGATACGGTGCCGCCGTTTCCCGGCGATCAGGCGGTGGCCCTGATCGAAGCAACCTTTAATCGGCCACTTGATCAACTGTTTATTGCCTTTGATCGTCAGCCCTTTGCCGCTGCCTCGCTTGGTCAGGTACACGCTGCCGTTCTGCCTGATGGAACGCAGGTGGTGGTCAAGGTGCAACGCCCGGATATTGCCTCGCGCATTCAGACCGATCTGGCAATCCTGGCCGATCTGGCAACACTGGCACAGGAACGTCTGGCCTTCGCCGCCCAATACAACCTGAGCGAGATTGTGTGGGAGTTTAGCGCCATGTTGCGCGCCGAGCTTGATTACGTCCGTGAAGGGCGCAATGCCGAGCGCTTCCGCCAGATGTTTTGCACAAATCCGCATATCTATATTCCGCGGGTGTATTGGGAATATACCGGTAGCCGTATCTTGACCACGGAGCGGATTGTTGGGGTTAAGCTAAACGATATGGCAGGATTGCGTGCTGCCGGGGTTGACATGTCGCGCCTGGCGCGGGCAAGCCTTGATATTACGCTGGAAGAGATTTTTACCCACGGTTTCTTTCACAGCGATCCCCATCCGGGCAACTTCTTCGTACTCGATGGTGACGTATTGGGAGTAGTTGATTTCGGGCAGGTAGGCACGCTTGATCACGCCACGATGCAGGGCTTGCTCTGGCTGATGGGTGCGCTGGTCAATCACGATAGTCAGGGGCTGCTCAGATCACTCGAACGCCTGGAAGTCATACCCCGGCGAGCGGCAAATCTGGCGTTGCGTCGCGATCTGGAACGGTTCGTCGAGGGATTTGTGGATCGGCCCCTCGGCCTGATTTCGGCCCGCGAGACATTCGATGGCCTCACCACACTCCTACGGCGGCACCGTTTAACCATTCCCGGCCCTCTGGCCACGTTGCTCAAGACCATTGTGATGATGGAGGGGTTGGGGATGCAACTTGATCCGAACCTGAATGTCTTCGCTGCCGCCCGCCCGTACATTCAGCGCGCCCTTCGTGAGCAGATGAATCCAACCGCCCTCGGCGCTCAGGCGCTGGCAGGTGGTCGTGAATTGGGTGAACTGGCGTTTGATCTACCCATCCAGATCAGTCAAACTCTCCAACACCTCAACGATGGCGAGTTGCGCATTCAAACCCGCGAGCTTGAATTGCGCCGACTGGCCGCTGCGTTGATCGGTGCTGCCAATCGGCTGGCACTGGCGCTGGTTGTTGCAGCGTTTATCGTAGGGGTAGCAGCATTGGTCATTGCAATGCGTGCTTTGGACTGGTATGGCGTGTTGCCGTGGACACTGTTGTTCATCGGGATTGGTGGCGTGATCACCGGCGGAATTATGTTGACGCTGGCGTTGCTACGTCGCGAATGA
- a CDS encoding diacylglycerol kinase family protein translates to MAAPIDRSTRRLIAAFRYAFAGIGHLVRTQRNVQIHLLIGAIAVALGVTLRIAHWEWVVLTLTIGLVLAAEGFNTAIEATVDLATRDRHPLARIAKDVAAGSVLICALTAVVVGVLIFGPRLWALWLILST, encoded by the coding sequence ATGGCTGCGCCGATTGATCGGAGTACCCGCCGTCTCATTGCCGCCTTTCGCTATGCCTTTGCCGGGATCGGTCATCTGGTGCGTACCCAGCGTAACGTGCAGATTCATCTTTTGATCGGCGCGATTGCAGTCGCATTGGGTGTGACCTTACGTATTGCGCATTGGGAATGGGTGGTATTGACGCTGACGATTGGCCTGGTGCTGGCGGCTGAAGGCTTTAATACTGCCATTGAGGCGACCGTTGATTTAGCGACTCGTGATCGTCATCCGCTGGCCCGGATTGCGAAAGATGTGGCAGCCGGCAGTGTGTTGATCTGTGCGCTGACCGCGGTGGTGGTCGGAGTGCTGATCTTCGGGCCACGCCTCTGGGCACTCTGGCTGATTCTGAGTACGTGA
- a CDS encoding histidine phosphatase family protein, giving the protein MRLIIVRHGESEWNRINRYQGQQDAPLSELGRKQAAALGERLRHEKIDVVYSSRLQRAAHTAQAIVAHHPGLEIIYDDALLEINHGEWEGKYLHEILERYADGLREWRQHPTRSQMPGGESFSNVLKRVLDFRERICVQHAGQTVLISTHDVIVKILVADALGMNMDRINRIWVTNASISVIEYGDDLPYLVSLSEACHLGHLATTREQQHAL; this is encoded by the coding sequence ATGCGACTGATCATTGTTCGCCACGGCGAGAGTGAATGGAACCGGATCAACCGTTATCAGGGCCAGCAGGACGCGCCACTCTCTGAATTGGGGCGCAAGCAGGCAGCAGCGTTGGGTGAGCGTTTACGACACGAAAAGATTGACGTTGTGTATAGCAGCCGCCTGCAACGCGCAGCCCACACTGCGCAGGCGATTGTAGCCCACCATCCCGGTCTTGAGATCATCTACGACGACGCGCTGCTTGAGATCAACCACGGAGAATGGGAAGGGAAGTATCTGCACGAGATTCTGGAGCGTTACGCCGATGGTCTGCGCGAATGGCGGCAGCATCCCACCCGTTCGCAGATGCCGGGTGGCGAGAGCTTCTCGAACGTACTCAAGCGGGTACTCGACTTCCGCGAGCGGATTTGTGTCCAACACGCCGGACAGACGGTCTTGATCAGTACCCACGATGTCATCGTTAAGATTCTGGTTGCCGATGCTCTGGGAATGAATATGGATCGCATCAATCGCATCTGGGTTACCAACGCCAGCATCAGCGTGATTGAATACGGTGATGATCTGCCCTACCTGGTGAGCCTGAGCGAGGCGTGCCATCTCGGTCATTTGGCCACCACCCGTGAACAGCAGCACGCGCTGTAG
- a CDS encoding glycosyltransferase family 39 protein → MRTFFAGRDLGPLVIILMFLILLPFSLPRIALSDEVQYYAYLRSFYFDRDLNFYNEYQHFAEIGLKNDDPAVSNALLRSDDANPNPVTGKLRNVAPIGSALLWAPGFVVADLWVQIANAGGAAIPRDGYSQPYIVAVCLMSALYSLLGLLLTYRLARIYTGQLPALIATIAVFLSTPLVFYTYLAMAWSHANGFFLFTLFLTIWMRGREGNLGLSDGQRHWSVWLALGVVAGLMVMTREQLGLLLLIPAVEALAAYIGALRRRQWSLLRRLFAGHLLFLAVFVVSITPQLATYWVLNGRIGPSSTVGGKLAFVQLGPLPILVSPRFWDTLIHPAHGALLWSPILFLALAGLAWLFRRDGPLALLLLIGFLGQVYINGAFGTTWHLSGSFGFRRLIECTPIFVLGLSALLAWLQPRLGWKPLVVGAALFVAWNVGLIAQWTFVRTELRRGLIWDDMLWYQLQVPLQILSRLGDILFNRCRLTTNC, encoded by the coding sequence ATGCGCACGTTTTTTGCCGGCCGCGACCTGGGACCACTGGTCATTATTCTCATGTTTCTTATCCTCTTGCCATTTAGCCTGCCGCGCATTGCGCTGAGCGATGAGGTGCAGTATTACGCCTATCTGCGTTCGTTCTACTTTGATCGTGATCTCAATTTTTACAATGAGTATCAGCACTTTGCCGAGATTGGCTTGAAAAACGATGATCCGGCAGTATCTAATGCGCTGCTACGTTCTGATGATGCGAATCCCAATCCGGTAACCGGTAAGCTACGCAACGTGGCGCCGATTGGCTCGGCGTTGCTGTGGGCACCGGGTTTTGTGGTTGCCGATCTGTGGGTGCAGATAGCAAATGCGGGCGGGGCGGCAATTCCGCGTGATGGCTATAGTCAGCCGTACATCGTTGCCGTTTGTCTGATGTCGGCGCTGTACAGCTTGCTTGGGCTGTTATTGACCTATCGTCTGGCCCGCATCTACACCGGCCAGTTGCCGGCCCTGATCGCGACCATCGCCGTGTTTTTGAGTACACCACTGGTCTTTTACACCTATCTTGCGATGGCCTGGTCGCATGCCAATGGCTTTTTTCTCTTTACCCTCTTCCTTACGATCTGGATGCGGGGTCGCGAAGGCAATCTTGGCCTCAGCGATGGCCAACGCCACTGGAGTGTCTGGCTGGCACTGGGTGTCGTGGCCGGTTTGATGGTGATGACCCGCGAGCAGTTAGGTTTGCTGCTCCTCATCCCCGCCGTTGAGGCACTGGCGGCCTACATTGGTGCCCTGCGCCGTCGGCAATGGTCGCTGCTGCGCAGGCTGTTTGCCGGTCATCTCCTGTTTCTTGCCGTCTTTGTTGTATCCATCACACCGCAACTGGCGACCTACTGGGTGCTCAATGGGCGGATTGGCCCCTCTTCAACCGTGGGTGGTAAACTGGCGTTCGTGCAATTGGGACCATTACCGATCCTGGTGAGTCCCCGCTTTTGGGATACGCTGATCCATCCGGCTCACGGTGCGCTGCTCTGGAGTCCAATCCTGTTTCTGGCCTTGGCCGGTCTCGCCTGGCTATTTCGCCGCGATGGCCCGTTGGCTTTACTGCTACTGATCGGTTTTCTCGGTCAGGTATATATCAATGGTGCATTCGGCACCACCTGGCACCTGAGCGGCTCATTTGGTTTTCGGCGCCTGATTGAATGCACGCCGATCTTCGTCTTGGGGTTATCGGCACTGCTGGCCTGGTTACAGCCACGGCTGGGGTGGAAGCCACTGGTTGTTGGCGCTGCGCTGTTTGTGGCCTGGAATGTAGGTCTGATTGCGCAGTGGACGTTCGTTAGAACCGAGTTGCGACGTGGTTTGATTTGGGATGATATGCTCTGGTATCAGCTTCAGGTACCGTTGCAGATACTAAGTCGTCTGGGCGATATTTTGTTCAACCGCTGCCGTCTGACGACCAATTGCTGA
- a CDS encoding EfeM/EfeO family lipoprotein, with protein MARQLRLALLVVWIVLFSGCSAVTTPTPTTAPVTSNLSGIKDYLLGQTRALVTATADLQTASNRYYDLAQATNFDYASLWQNQQREVIAALNAAREAWITASPIYEKMEGIVAGTPALAQFDVDLDAGAAGSEDPENAVSFDLVLPDGRTLPKPGNLFGVTESTLWGTDPAFAAPVSADWNGDGTIEFGETLPDANVLKASADLLAQMANDLDSTAQNWTPTESDAFTALVVMVPTMSEYFASWRDSRFVLGDASTQRDFNVISRLADIQDILSGLEVVYAQVRPRVEAVDPAQAEQIATGLRDLRAFVADIYTQERNGRRFSPEEADTLGAEAQNRATAITGQISQMAGALGVTLAE; from the coding sequence ATGGCGCGCCAGTTACGGCTTGCCTTGCTCGTGGTGTGGATTGTGTTGTTCAGCGGATGTAGCGCTGTCACCACACCAACCCCCACTACCGCTCCCGTCACCAGCAACCTCAGCGGCATCAAAGATTATCTGCTCGGCCAGACACGTGCGCTGGTCACGGCTACCGCTGACCTGCAAACAGCCAGTAACCGTTACTACGACCTTGCGCAGGCGACCAATTTTGACTATGCCAGCCTCTGGCAAAACCAGCAGCGTGAGGTGATTGCAGCCCTTAACGCAGCTCGTGAAGCGTGGATTACTGCCAGCCCAATCTACGAGAAGATGGAAGGTATCGTCGCCGGTACACCGGCACTCGCTCAATTCGACGTTGATCTCGATGCCGGTGCCGCCGGCAGTGAAGACCCTGAAAACGCGGTCTCTTTCGACCTCGTCTTGCCCGATGGACGCACCCTGCCCAAGCCAGGAAACCTGTTTGGTGTGACTGAAAGCACGCTATGGGGTACTGATCCGGCTTTTGCCGCGCCGGTTAGCGCGGATTGGAACGGCGATGGCACGATTGAATTCGGCGAAACCCTGCCCGATGCCAATGTGTTGAAAGCCAGTGCCGATCTGCTGGCCCAAATGGCGAACGATCTGGATAGCACCGCACAGAACTGGACACCAACCGAATCGGATGCCTTTACCGCGCTGGTGGTGATGGTTCCTACTATGAGCGAATACTTTGCTTCGTGGCGCGATTCGCGCTTTGTCCTGGGTGACGCTTCAACGCAGCGTGATTTTAATGTCATTTCGCGTCTGGCCGATATTCAAGATATTCTAAGCGGGCTTGAGGTTGTCTATGCGCAAGTGCGCCCACGGGTAGAGGCGGTCGATCCTGCCCAGGCAGAGCAGATCGCAACCGGTCTGCGTGATCTGCGCGCCTTTGTGGCCGATATTTACACGCAAGAGCGCAATGGGCGACGCTTTAGCCCGGAAGAGGCGGACACGCTAGGCGCTGAGGCGCAAAATCGGGCCACTGCCATTACCGGTCAGATCAGCCAGATGGCCGGCGCCCTTGGGGTCACCCTGGCGGAATAA
- a CDS encoding FTR1 family protein: MKLKPVCATTRYGLILLALMGIALALIAPTVSAQTRSPGQIAEHIRATLVSIQLHEAGDPTTAQAHLNELYGEYTALAPTIGHYNTSADSAIRAGFRAAGNALATADMPGFAMARAQIWTALLNGGYGVVSGALHEGDTLTARQWLVVREFRHANRFARPNADATKAVYAAANGALSTEEALAAVNADLLDTYQARLNEALQALIAADQQGFPSRRAETAALAAGYFAILTPAYAEQRGEAAAMRAQAAFAALQEAAYRGEPIASLLAEVQDLLRGFRAAPLSPAEQVRRSGQMLRFLQLVPIEYERGVRNGQVTVDLEIREAITFHAGAMAAFSDLRDLLEQRNPDLTTTVAARFTELGNALANTGNRTEIAEPATIRSTTEALLSDLRTLLPPEWQKQTSGADFDVIRSALDQMEQAVRAGEYALAESARLEAYAIMEIGPEAKLIAFAPQYKPIIEGYFWYGQNDHKGLAYLIEQRASPAEIAATRAALDQALAEAEQALAGSNAPLAITTNAAVIVFREGLEAVLILASLMGSLKAPGQRRFRRPLWIGAGVAMLATVLTWILAQSALMAMARLGETLEAIVSLIAIAVLLLITNWFFHDVYWKDWMASFHQQKKHILGGQTGQWLGLITLGFASIYREGFETVLFLQALTLEGSITTVLAGVGIGLTLTLFVGLAVFVMQAKLPHKKMLIVTGILIGAVLLQMVGHTVNVLQVIGWLPLHPIRWLDLPYWTGFWFGLYPTWEGIGLQAAAAVFVIGSYYLAEYLQRREQQRYVIAHS; encoded by the coding sequence ATGAAGCTCAAGCCGGTATGTGCCACTACCCGCTACGGACTGATATTGCTGGCTCTGATGGGAATAGCTCTCGCCCTGATTGCACCGACAGTATCAGCGCAAACCCGATCACCCGGTCAGATCGCCGAGCATATTCGAGCGACCCTGGTATCCATTCAACTCCACGAAGCCGGCGATCCCACAACTGCCCAGGCACACTTGAACGAACTGTACGGCGAATACACCGCCCTGGCACCAACCATCGGTCACTACAATACCAGCGCAGACAGCGCTATCCGTGCCGGATTTCGTGCTGCCGGAAATGCGCTGGCTACTGCCGATATGCCCGGTTTTGCAATGGCACGCGCCCAAATCTGGACGGCACTTCTGAACGGTGGGTACGGCGTGGTGAGCGGTGCTTTGCACGAAGGTGATACACTCACCGCCCGACAATGGCTGGTAGTGCGTGAATTTCGCCATGCCAATCGGTTTGCTCGCCCGAATGCCGATGCCACGAAAGCGGTATACGCCGCCGCGAACGGCGCGCTTTCAACCGAGGAGGCGCTGGCCGCAGTGAACGCCGATCTGCTCGACACGTATCAGGCCCGGCTCAATGAAGCACTTCAGGCACTCATCGCCGCCGATCAGCAAGGCTTTCCCAGCCGGCGTGCTGAAACAGCAGCGCTGGCCGCCGGCTACTTCGCCATTCTGACTCCTGCTTATGCTGAACAGCGTGGCGAAGCGGCAGCGATGAGAGCACAGGCAGCCTTTGCCGCATTGCAAGAGGCAGCGTACCGCGGTGAACCGATTGCATCACTGCTGGCAGAGGTGCAAGACCTTCTGCGTGGCTTTCGTGCTGCACCACTCAGCCCTGCCGAACAGGTGCGACGGAGCGGTCAAATGCTGCGCTTTTTGCAACTCGTGCCGATTGAGTACGAGCGAGGGGTGCGAAACGGTCAGGTTACCGTCGATTTAGAGATTCGCGAAGCGATCACCTTTCACGCCGGTGCGATGGCTGCCTTTAGCGACCTGCGTGATCTGCTCGAACAGCGCAATCCCGATCTGACCACCACGGTTGCCGCTCGTTTCACAGAGCTGGGTAACGCATTGGCCAACACCGGCAACCGCACGGAGATTGCCGAACCAGCGACAATTCGCTCAACGACAGAAGCGCTGCTCAGCGATTTACGCACTCTCTTGCCACCCGAATGGCAAAAGCAAACCAGCGGTGCTGACTTCGATGTGATTCGGTCAGCTCTTGATCAGATGGAACAGGCAGTACGTGCCGGCGAGTATGCACTTGCCGAATCGGCGCGTCTGGAAGCCTACGCGATTATGGAGATTGGCCCGGAAGCCAAGCTGATCGCCTTCGCTCCTCAGTACAAACCGATTATCGAGGGCTATTTCTGGTACGGACAGAATGACCACAAAGGTCTGGCCTATCTCATCGAGCAACGGGCAAGTCCGGCTGAGATTGCCGCCACCCGTGCCGCGCTCGACCAGGCATTAGCCGAAGCCGAACAGGCACTGGCCGGGAGCAATGCCCCACTGGCGATCACAACCAACGCAGCAGTGATTGTCTTCCGCGAAGGGCTTGAGGCAGTACTTATTCTGGCGTCGCTGATGGGTAGTCTCAAAGCGCCAGGACAACGCCGTTTCCGCCGCCCCCTCTGGATCGGTGCCGGCGTAGCGATGCTGGCAACCGTATTGACGTGGATTCTGGCGCAGAGTGCATTAATGGCGATGGCCCGGCTGGGTGAGACGCTGGAGGCTATCGTTTCCTTGATTGCAATTGCCGTCTTGCTCTTGATCACCAACTGGTTCTTTCACGATGTCTACTGGAAAGACTGGATGGCATCCTTCCACCAGCAGAAAAAGCATATTCTCGGTGGACAAACCGGTCAATGGCTCGGCCTGATCACGTTGGGGTTCGCCAGTATCTACCGTGAAGGATTTGAGACGGTGCTCTTTTTGCAGGCACTGACCCTCGAAGGCTCCATTACAACTGTTCTGGCTGGTGTCGGTATCGGCCTGACACTCACCCTGTTCGTGGGACTGGCCGTCTTTGTTATGCAGGCAAAGCTGCCCCACAAGAAGATGCTGATTGTTACCGGGATTCTGATTGGGGCAGTGCTGTTGCAAATGGTTGGTCACACGGTCAATGTCTTGCAGGTGATCGGCTGGCTACCGCTGCATCCGATTCGCTGGCTCGACCTGCCCTACTGGACGGGATTCTGGTTTGGGTTGTATCCTACCTGGGAAGGGATTGGTCTGCAAGCAGCAGCAGCGGTCTTTGTGATTGGCAGTTATTATCTGGCCGAGTACTTGCAGCGACGTGAGCAACAGCGCTACGTAATCGCCCATTCGTGA